One Streptomyces sp. RPA4-2 genomic window carries:
- a CDS encoding DUF3097 domain-containing protein, protein MRQYSPDLTPPWKKPKPVPEVPADPGLVVEEPGTGFCGAVIGCEAGTVTLEDRFGKHRVFPLEPRGFLLEGRVVTLVRPAAGPVRSGRTASGSVAVPGARARAARAGRIYVEGRHDAELVERVWGDDLRIEGVVVEYLEGVDDLPAVVEEFAPGPDARLGVLVDHLVPGTKESRIAAAVTSDHALVLGHPYIDVWEAVKPSSVGIPAWPRVPRGQDWKTGVCRALGWPENTGAAWQHILSRVRSYKDLEPELLGRVEELIDFVTAPE, encoded by the coding sequence ATGCGCCAGTACTCTCCGGATCTCACCCCGCCGTGGAAGAAGCCCAAGCCGGTGCCCGAGGTCCCCGCGGACCCGGGCCTGGTGGTCGAGGAGCCCGGTACGGGGTTCTGCGGGGCGGTGATCGGCTGCGAGGCGGGCACGGTGACGCTGGAGGACCGCTTCGGCAAGCACCGGGTGTTCCCGCTGGAGCCGCGCGGTTTCCTGCTGGAGGGCAGGGTGGTCACGCTGGTCCGTCCGGCCGCGGGACCGGTGCGGTCCGGTCGCACGGCATCCGGTTCGGTCGCCGTGCCGGGCGCACGGGCCCGGGCGGCGCGGGCCGGCCGCATCTACGTGGAGGGCCGCCACGACGCCGAACTGGTCGAGCGCGTCTGGGGTGACGACCTCCGTATCGAGGGCGTCGTGGTCGAGTACCTGGAGGGCGTCGACGATCTCCCCGCCGTCGTGGAGGAGTTCGCCCCGGGGCCGGACGCCCGGCTGGGTGTGCTGGTCGACCATCTGGTCCCGGGCACGAAGGAGTCGCGTATCGCGGCGGCGGTCACGAGTGACCACGCCCTCGTCCTCGGCCACCCGTACATCGACGTCTGGGAGGCCGTGAAGCCGTCCTCCGTGGGCATTCCCGCCTGGCCCCGGGTCCCGCGCGGGCAGGACTGGAAGACGGGCGTGTGCCGGGCCCTGGGCTGGCCGGAGAACACCGGTGCGGCCTGGCAGCACATCCTGTCCCGGGTGCGCTCCTACAAGGACCTGGAGCCCGAACTCCTGGGCCGGGTGGAGGAGCTGATCGACTTCGTCACGGCGCCGGAGTGA
- the hemW gene encoding radical SAM family heme chaperone HemW — protein sequence MPSALPDGEPVPDDGALPAHALAGAADRPLGFYLHVPYCATRCGYCDFNTYTATELRGSGGVLASRDNYADTLIDEVRLARKVLGDDPRPVRTVFVGGGTPTLLAAGDLVRMLGAVREEFGLADDAEITTEANPESVDPEYLATLRAGGFNRISFGMQSARQHVLKVLDRTHTPGRPEACVAEARAAGFAHVNLDLIYGTPGESDDDWRASLDAALGAGPDHVSAYALIVEEGTQLARRIRRGEVPMTDDDVHADRYLIADEVMAAAGFDWYEVSNWATSEAGRCLHNELYWRGADWWGAGPGAHSHVGGVRWWNVKHPGAYAAALASGRSPGAGRELLSGEDRRVERILLELRLREGCPLSLLRPEGLSASRRALSDGLLENGPYDEGRAVLTLRGRLLADAVVRDLVD from the coding sequence ATGCCTTCCGCACTCCCCGACGGTGAGCCCGTCCCCGACGACGGGGCGCTGCCCGCGCACGCCCTGGCCGGGGCCGCCGACCGCCCCCTCGGGTTCTATCTCCACGTGCCGTACTGCGCGACCCGCTGCGGGTACTGCGACTTCAACACCTACACGGCGACCGAGCTGCGGGGCTCCGGAGGCGTGCTCGCCTCCCGCGACAACTACGCGGACACCCTGATCGACGAGGTCAGGCTCGCCCGCAAGGTGCTCGGTGACGACCCGCGCCCCGTCCGTACGGTCTTCGTCGGGGGCGGCACGCCGACGCTGCTGGCCGCCGGCGACCTCGTACGGATGCTGGGCGCGGTCCGCGAGGAGTTCGGGCTCGCGGACGACGCCGAGATCACCACGGAGGCGAACCCGGAGTCCGTGGACCCGGAGTACCTCGCGACCCTGCGGGCCGGGGGCTTCAACCGGATCTCCTTCGGCATGCAGAGCGCCCGGCAGCACGTCCTGAAGGTGCTCGACCGCACGCACACCCCCGGGCGCCCCGAGGCCTGTGTCGCCGAGGCCCGCGCGGCGGGCTTCGCGCATGTGAACCTCGACCTGATCTACGGCACGCCCGGCGAGTCCGACGACGACTGGCGGGCCTCGCTGGACGCCGCGCTCGGCGCCGGGCCCGACCATGTCTCCGCGTATGCCCTGATCGTCGAGGAGGGCACCCAGCTGGCCCGGCGCATCCGCCGCGGCGAGGTCCCGATGACGGACGACGACGTCCACGCGGACCGCTACCTCATCGCGGACGAGGTGATGGCGGCGGCGGGCTTCGACTGGTACGAGGTGTCCAACTGGGCCACCTCCGAGGCCGGCCGGTGCCTGCACAACGAGCTGTACTGGCGCGGCGCGGACTGGTGGGGGGCCGGGCCGGGGGCCCACAGCCACGTCGGCGGCGTGCGCTGGTGGAACGTGAAGCACCCCGGGGCGTACGCGGCGGCGCTGGCCTCCGGGAGGTCCCCCGGCGCGGGGCGCGAGCTGCTCTCCGGCGAGGACCGCCGCGTCGAGCGGATCCTCCTCGAACTGCGGCTCCGCGAGGGCTGCCCGCTCTCCCTGCTCAGGCCGGAAGGGCTTTCGGCCTCCCGTCGCGCGCTCTCCGACGGACTTCTCGAGAACGGTCCCTACGACGAGGGCCGCGCCGTCCTCACGCTGCGCGGACGCCTGCTCGCGGACGCGGTGGTCCGGGATCTGGTGGACTGA
- a CDS encoding SpoIIE family protein phosphatase, with translation MAHAPDAPAHHRADLETVVHAALPGTPLAPGAARRLVREALADWAALALPGAETVGERLRDDAVVIVSELVTNAVVHAGTDVELVCRLEIGDDGGTGVLDAVIVEVSDHHPSRAVREDAAERPYGTPEYGRGLRLVSTLSEAWGITYRTGVKTVWARLPVDGAAEFGAGFGLEGEARGETAGDTGPAAAGEPGVDRGPGVVAGTGGAGTGSGAETGAYAGERGIGALDGGTTTAEPRRDPSRDHDWLNRGALSFLAEASDLLAGQLDEDLVAALAGQLLVPRLADWCAVWLEDEATDRAGGLGLALGPRLARVWHGSENRIEELRRALEKDPPRLPDSVRSRAVPVPWPGETLGAGDMLAGAGVMGGPEGVDGPGGVGGPGGAALAYRLIAGGRPLGTVVIGRAGLTCFPDEITGLVEDLSRRIALAIGAARQYARQATISRVLQRGLLPGAVAEIPGVRSALVYEPLDKGGPSGDFYDLFPAGDGRWCFVLGDVQGKGPEAAVVIGLARPWVRLLAREGYQVADVLDRLNQLLLDDATEAADAAARALVAAGGSSLGPDEGPQTRFLSMLYGELVPFDGGVRCTLASAGHPLPLILGPDGDVREVAEPQTLLGVFEDATYVSETLDLYPGDTVLCVTDGVTERRSGPRQFDDDEGLAQALAGCTGLGAELVAERIRRLVHEFGSGPPEDDLALLVLQAE, from the coding sequence ATGGCGCATGCCCCTGACGCGCCCGCGCACCACCGCGCCGACCTGGAGACGGTGGTGCACGCGGCGCTGCCGGGCACTCCGCTCGCGCCCGGCGCCGCCCGTCGGCTGGTGCGCGAGGCGCTCGCCGACTGGGCCGCACTCGCGCTGCCCGGCGCCGAGACGGTCGGCGAGCGCCTCCGCGACGACGCCGTCGTGATCGTCAGCGAACTCGTCACCAACGCGGTCGTGCACGCGGGCACGGACGTGGAGCTGGTGTGCCGGCTCGAGATAGGCGACGACGGCGGGACGGGTGTGCTGGACGCGGTGATCGTCGAGGTCTCCGACCACCACCCCTCGCGCGCGGTGCGCGAGGACGCGGCCGAACGCCCTTACGGCACACCCGAGTACGGGCGCGGGCTACGGCTCGTCTCCACGCTCTCCGAGGCCTGGGGCATCACCTATCGCACCGGCGTGAAGACCGTGTGGGCGCGGTTGCCCGTGGACGGGGCGGCGGAATTCGGCGCGGGGTTCGGACTGGAGGGCGAGGCGAGGGGCGAGACGGCGGGCGACACCGGCCCGGCCGCGGCAGGGGAACCGGGCGTCGACCGGGGTCCGGGTGTCGTCGCGGGGACGGGCGGCGCGGGGACGGGCAGCGGCGCGGAGACCGGGGCGTACGCCGGGGAGCGCGGGATCGGGGCGCTCGACGGCGGGACGACCACCGCGGAACCGAGGCGTGATCCGTCCCGTGACCACGACTGGCTCAACCGCGGTGCCCTGTCCTTCCTCGCCGAGGCCTCCGACCTGCTCGCCGGCCAGCTCGACGAGGACCTGGTCGCCGCGCTCGCCGGACAGCTCCTGGTGCCCCGGCTCGCCGACTGGTGCGCGGTCTGGCTGGAGGACGAGGCCACCGACCGGGCGGGCGGTCTCGGGCTGGCGCTCGGGCCGCGGCTCGCCCGGGTCTGGCACGGCAGTGAGAACCGCATCGAGGAACTGCGCCGGGCGCTGGAGAAGGACCCGCCCCGGCTGCCCGACTCGGTGCGCTCCCGTGCCGTACCCGTGCCCTGGCCGGGGGAGACGCTGGGGGCGGGCGACATGCTGGCCGGCGCGGGCGTGATGGGTGGACCAGAAGGAGTGGATGGACCGGGTGGAGTGGGCGGACCGGGCGGGGCGGCGCTGGCCTACCGGCTGATCGCCGGCGGGCGGCCGCTCGGGACCGTCGTCATCGGGCGGGCCGGACTGACCTGTTTCCCCGACGAGATCACCGGACTCGTCGAGGACCTCAGCCGCCGGATCGCCCTCGCCATCGGCGCGGCCCGCCAGTACGCGCGGCAGGCCACCATCAGCCGGGTCCTCCAGCGAGGTCTGCTGCCCGGCGCGGTCGCCGAGATCCCCGGCGTGCGCAGCGCCCTCGTCTACGAGCCGCTCGACAAGGGCGGGCCCAGCGGGGACTTCTACGACCTGTTCCCGGCCGGTGACGGGCGCTGGTGCTTCGTCCTCGGCGACGTGCAGGGCAAGGGGCCCGAGGCCGCCGTCGTGATCGGCCTCGCCCGGCCGTGGGTGCGGCTGCTGGCCCGGGAGGGCTACCAGGTCGCCGACGTCCTCGACCGTCTCAACCAGCTCCTGCTCGACGACGCGACGGAGGCGGCCGACGCGGCGGCCCGCGCGCTGGTGGCCGCGGGCGGGTCCTCCCTCGGCCCCGACGAGGGCCCGCAGACCCGCTTCCTCTCCATGCTGTACGGCGAGCTCGTGCCCTTCGACGGGGGCGTGCGTTGCACCCTCGCGTCGGCCGGACACCCGCTGCCGCTGATCCTGGGCCCCGACGGTGACGTACGGGAGGTGGCCGAGCCGCAGACGCTGCTCGGCGTCTTCGAGGACGCGACCTACGTTTCCGAGACCCTGGACCTGTACCCGGGCGACACCGTGCTGTGCGTGACCGACGGGGTGACGGAGCGCCGCAGCGGGCCGCGCCAGTTCGACGACGACGAGGGGCTCGCGCAGGCCCTCGCGGGTTGTACGGGGCTCGGCGCCGAGCTGGTCGCGGAGCGGATCCGGCGACTGGTGCACGAGTTCGGCAGCGGGCCTCCGGAGGACGACCTGGCCCTGCTGGTGCTGCAGGCCGAGTAG
- a CDS encoding two-component system response regulator — MSAEETTDERASILLVDDMEDNLIALEAVLGSLNEPLVRARSGEEAMKALLRQRFAVVLLDIRMPGMDGFETAANIKRLDQTKDVPIIFLTGTDADAGYAFRGYATGAADYLTKPFDPWVLRAKVTVFLDLHRKNQQLERLLAQEHVHAARIGTRLAALEKQLATQDPPNVPDLRRQVGELQHLVARVAGTRAP, encoded by the coding sequence ATGAGCGCTGAGGAAACGACCGACGAGCGCGCCAGCATCCTCCTGGTCGACGACATGGAGGACAACCTGATCGCGCTGGAGGCCGTCCTGGGGTCCCTCAACGAGCCTTTGGTGCGCGCGCGTTCGGGCGAGGAGGCGATGAAGGCGCTGCTGCGGCAACGCTTCGCCGTAGTCCTCCTGGACATCCGTATGCCCGGCATGGACGGCTTCGAGACCGCCGCGAACATCAAGCGGCTCGACCAGACCAAGGACGTCCCCATCATCTTCCTGACCGGCACCGACGCCGACGCGGGCTACGCCTTCCGCGGTTACGCCACCGGCGCCGCGGACTATCTGACGAAGCCGTTCGACCCCTGGGTGCTGCGCGCCAAGGTCACCGTGTTCCTGGACCTGCACCGCAAGAACCAGCAGCTGGAACGGCTGCTGGCCCAGGAACACGTCCACGCCGCCCGGATCGGCACGCGCCTGGCCGCCCTGGAGAAGCAGTTGGCGACCCAGGACCCCCCGAACGTGCCGGACCTGCGCAGGCAGGTGGGAGAACTGCAGCACCTGGTGGCGCGGGTGGCCGGCACCCGCGCACCCTGA
- a CDS encoding long-chain fatty acid--CoA ligase, which yields MSDTQTLIENRPPSVAALFLERVAATPDAEAYRYPVPAAAGRPASTEGAGAPAGQGADEWKSLSWAQAAERVFAISAGLIELGVLPEQRVALASSTRVEWILADLGIMCAGAATTTIYPQTNAGESAFILSDSGSRVLIAEDAAQLAKVREKRAELPELTHVVVIDPAGVETGDDVLSLAELEARGAAYLEKNPELIKERVGAITAEQLATLIYTSGTTGRPKGVRLPHDNWAYMAKAIASTGLLGPDDVQYLWLPLAHVFGKVLTSGQIEVGHVTAVDGRVDKIIENLPVVQPTYMAAVPRIFEKVYNGVAAKARAGGGAKYKIFQWAAEVSREYAKAGQDNFRRTGTASVPFALAAKHKVADALVFSKIREAFGGRLRACVSGSAALAPEIGYFFAGAGIHILEGYGLTESSAASFVNPGEAYRTGTVGKPLPGTEVRIADDGEILLRGPGIMEGYHRLPEKTAEVLEADGWFHTGDIGELSPDGYLRITDRKKDLIKTSGGKYIAPAEVEGQFKAVCPYVSNILVHGADRNFCTALIALDEPSILEWAKENGLEGRSYADVVAAPVTVELIEGYVKELNSGLQRWQTIKKFRLLPRDLDVEHGEITPSLKLKRPVVEREYKGLIEEMYAGTREA from the coding sequence GTGAGCGACACACAGACCCTGATCGAGAACCGTCCGCCGTCCGTGGCGGCCCTCTTCCTGGAGCGTGTGGCGGCCACGCCGGACGCCGAGGCCTACCGCTACCCCGTCCCAGCCGCCGCGGGACGTCCGGCCTCGACCGAGGGGGCAGGTGCCCCCGCGGGTCAGGGCGCGGACGAGTGGAAGTCGCTGAGCTGGGCGCAGGCCGCCGAGCGGGTCTTCGCCATCTCGGCCGGACTGATCGAACTGGGTGTGCTGCCGGAGCAGCGCGTCGCGCTCGCCTCCTCCACGCGGGTCGAGTGGATCCTCGCCGACCTCGGCATCATGTGCGCGGGCGCGGCCACGACGACGATCTACCCCCAGACGAACGCCGGGGAGTCCGCGTTCATCCTCTCCGACTCGGGCAGCCGGGTCCTGATCGCCGAGGACGCCGCCCAGCTCGCCAAGGTGCGGGAGAAGCGCGCCGAACTGCCCGAGCTGACGCATGTGGTCGTCATCGACCCGGCCGGCGTCGAGACCGGCGACGACGTCCTGAGCCTGGCCGAGCTGGAGGCGCGTGGCGCCGCGTACCTGGAGAAGAACCCCGAGCTGATCAAGGAGCGGGTCGGCGCGATCACCGCCGAGCAGCTCGCCACCCTCATCTACACCTCCGGCACCACGGGCCGCCCCAAGGGGGTCCGCCTCCCGCACGACAACTGGGCGTACATGGCGAAGGCCATCGCCTCGACCGGACTGCTCGGTCCCGACGACGTGCAGTACCTCTGGCTGCCGCTCGCCCATGTCTTCGGCAAGGTGCTCACCTCCGGCCAGATCGAGGTCGGGCACGTCACCGCCGTCGACGGCCGGGTGGACAAGATCATCGAGAATCTGCCGGTGGTGCAGCCGACGTACATGGCGGCCGTCCCGCGCATCTTCGAGAAGGTCTACAACGGGGTCGCGGCCAAGGCGCGGGCCGGCGGCGGCGCCAAGTACAAGATCTTCCAGTGGGCCGCCGAGGTCTCCCGCGAGTACGCGAAGGCCGGTCAGGACAACTTCCGCCGCACCGGCACCGCCTCCGTGCCCTTCGCGCTCGCGGCCAAGCACAAGGTCGCGGACGCGCTCGTGTTCTCCAAGATCCGCGAGGCCTTCGGCGGCCGGCTGCGCGCCTGCGTCTCCGGCAGCGCGGCCCTGGCCCCCGAGATCGGCTACTTCTTCGCGGGCGCCGGCATCCACATCCTGGAGGGGTACGGCCTCACGGAGTCCTCCGCCGCCTCCTTCGTGAACCCCGGCGAGGCCTACCGCACCGGCACGGTCGGCAAGCCGCTGCCCGGCACAGAGGTGCGCATCGCGGACGACGGCGAGATCCTGCTGCGCGGCCCCGGCATCATGGAGGGCTACCACAGGCTGCCGGAGAAGACCGCCGAGGTCCTGGAGGCGGACGGCTGGTTCCACACGGGTGACATCGGCGAGCTGTCCCCCGACGGCTACCTCCGCATCACCGACCGCAAGAAGGACCTCATCAAGACGTCCGGCGGCAAGTACATCGCGCCCGCCGAGGTCGAGGGCCAGTTCAAGGCGGTCTGCCCCTACGTCTCCAACATCCTCGTGCACGGTGCCGACCGGAACTTCTGCACCGCCCTCATCGCCCTCGACGAGCCGTCGATCCTGGAGTGGGCGAAGGAGAACGGGCTGGAGGGCAGGTCGTACGCCGACGTCGTGGCCGCCCCGGTCACCGTCGAGCTGATCGAGGGCTATGTGAAGGAGCTCAACAGCGGGCTCCAGCGCTGGCAGACGATCAAGAAGTTCCGCCTGCTGCCGCGTGACCTCGACGTCGAGCACGGGGAGATCACGCCGAGCCTGAAGCTCAAGCGGCCGGTCGTGGAGCGGGAGTACAAGGGGCTGATCGAGGAGATGTACGCCGGTACGCGCGAGGCCTGA
- the lepA gene encoding translation elongation factor 4 — protein MPATPNNVPEPSRTAPALIRNFCIIAHIDHGKSTLADRMLQLTGVVDQRQMRAQYLDRMDIERERGITIKSQAVRLPWAPSENPGSTHILNMIDTPGHVDFTYEVSRSLAACEGTVLLVDAAQGIEAQTLANLYLAMENDLKIIPVLNKIDLPAAQPEKFSEELANLIGCDPEDVLKVSAKTGLGVEALLDKVVAEIPAPVGVQDAPARAMIFDSVYDSYRGVVTYVRVIDGQLNKRERIRMMSTGATHELLEIGVSAPEMKSADGLGVGEVGYLITGVKDVRQSKVGDTITTLHKGATEALGGYKDPKPMVFSGLYPLDGSDYPELRDALDKLQLNDAALVYEPETSAALGFGFRVGFLGLLHLDVIRERLEREFGLDLIATAPNVVYRVEMEDRSEHIVTNPSEFPEGKIDKVYEPVVRATILAPSEFIGSIMELCQTRRGTLLGMDYLSEDRVEIRYTLPLAEIVFDFFDQLKSKTRGYASLDYEPTGEQTSSLVKVDILLHGDKVDAFSAVTHKDQAYAYGVRLVAKLRELIPRQAFEVPIQAAIGSRVIARETIRAIRKDVLAKCYGGDISRKRKLLEKQKEGKKRMKMVGSVEVPQEAFIAVLSSDDSGGGAKGKK, from the coding sequence GTGCCCGCGACCCCTAACAATGTGCCCGAGCCGAGCCGTACCGCCCCGGCTCTGATTCGCAATTTCTGCATCATCGCGCACATCGACCACGGCAAGTCCACGCTCGCCGACCGCATGCTCCAGCTGACCGGGGTGGTTGATCAGCGGCAGATGCGCGCTCAGTACCTCGACCGCATGGACATCGAGCGCGAGCGTGGGATCACGATCAAGTCCCAGGCGGTCCGGCTGCCCTGGGCGCCCTCCGAGAACCCGGGCAGCACCCACATCCTCAACATGATCGACACCCCCGGGCACGTCGACTTCACGTACGAGGTGTCCCGCTCCCTCGCGGCCTGCGAGGGCACGGTCCTGCTTGTCGACGCGGCCCAGGGCATCGAGGCGCAGACTCTCGCCAACCTCTACCTGGCGATGGAGAACGACCTCAAGATCATCCCCGTACTGAACAAGATCGACCTGCCGGCCGCCCAGCCGGAGAAGTTCTCCGAGGAGCTCGCCAACCTCATCGGGTGCGACCCCGAGGACGTTCTCAAGGTCTCGGCCAAGACGGGCCTGGGCGTCGAGGCGCTGCTGGACAAGGTCGTCGCCGAGATCCCCGCCCCGGTCGGCGTCCAGGACGCCCCCGCCCGCGCGATGATCTTCGACTCGGTCTACGACTCCTACCGCGGTGTCGTCACGTACGTGCGTGTCATCGACGGGCAGCTCAACAAGCGTGAGCGCATCCGGATGATGTCCACGGGCGCGACCCACGAGCTGCTGGAGATCGGTGTCTCGGCCCCCGAGATGAAGTCGGCCGACGGGCTCGGTGTCGGCGAGGTGGGTTACCTCATCACCGGCGTGAAGGACGTCCGCCAGTCCAAGGTCGGTGACACGATCACCACCCTGCACAAGGGTGCGACCGAGGCGCTCGGCGGGTACAAGGACCCCAAGCCCATGGTCTTCTCGGGCCTGTATCCGCTGGACGGGTCCGACTATCCCGAGCTGCGCGACGCCCTGGACAAGCTCCAGCTCAACGACGCCGCGCTGGTGTACGAGCCGGAGACCTCGGCGGCGCTGGGCTTCGGCTTCCGCGTCGGTTTCCTCGGGCTGCTGCACCTCGACGTGATCCGTGAGCGGCTCGAGCGCGAGTTCGGGCTCGACCTGATCGCGACCGCGCCGAACGTGGTCTACCGCGTCGAGATGGAGGACCGCAGCGAGCACATCGTCACCAACCCGAGCGAGTTCCCCGAGGGCAAGATCGACAAGGTCTACGAGCCCGTCGTGCGGGCGACCATCCTCGCGCCCTCCGAGTTCATCGGCTCGATCATGGAGCTGTGCCAGACCCGGCGCGGCACCCTGCTCGGCATGGACTACCTCTCCGAGGACCGGGTCGAGATCCGCTACACGCTGCCGCTCGCGGAGATCGTCTTCGACTTCTTCGACCAGCTGAAGTCCAAGACCCGCGGTTACGCCTCGCTGGACTACGAGCCCACCGGCGAGCAGACCTCCAGCCTGGTCAAGGTCGACATCCTGCTGCACGGGGACAAGGTCGACGCCTTCTCGGCGGTCACGCACAAGGACCAGGCGTACGCGTACGGTGTCCGCCTCGTCGCCAAGCTGCGCGAGCTGATCCCGCGGCAGGCCTTCGAGGTGCCGATCCAGGCGGCCATCGGCTCCCGTGTGATCGCCCGCGAGACCATCCGCGCCATCCGCAAGGACGTCCTCGCCAAGTGCTACGGCGGTGACATCTCCCGTAAGCGGAAGCTGCTGGAGAAGCAGAAGGAGGGCAAGAAGCGGATGAAGATGGTGGGCTCTGTGGAAGTTCCGCAAGAGGCCTTCATCGCCGTGCTGTCCAGCGACGACAGCGGCGGCGGGGCCAAGGGCAAGAAGTAG
- the rpsT gene encoding 30S ribosomal protein S20, translated as MANIKSQIKRIKTNEKARLRNKAVKSSLKTAIRKAREAAAAGDVEKATEYTRAASRQLDKAVSKGVIHKNQAANKKSALASKVVALKG; from the coding sequence GTGGCGAACATCAAGTCCCAGATCAAGCGGATCAAGACCAACGAGAAGGCCCGGCTGCGCAACAAGGCCGTCAAGTCCTCTCTGAAGACCGCGATCCGCAAGGCCCGCGAGGCTGCTGCCGCGGGTGACGTCGAGAAGGCCACCGAGTACACGCGCGCCGCGTCGCGCCAGCTCGACAAGGCCGTCTCGAAGGGCGTCATCCACAAGAACCAGGCCGCCAACAAGAAGTCGGCGCTTGCTTCGAAGGTCGTTGCCCTCAAGGGCTGA
- the holA gene encoding DNA polymerase III subunit delta → MAKKTAQDDPLAPVTLAVGQEDLLLDRAVQEVVAAARAADADTDVRDLTPDQLQPGTLAELTSPSLFSERKVVVVRNAQDLSADTIKDVKAYLGAPAEEITLVLLHAGAAKGKGLLDAARKVGAREVACPKMTKPADRLAFVRSEFRALGRSATPEACQALVDSIGSDLRELAAAVSQLTADVEGTIDEAVVGRYYTGRAEASSFTVADRAVEGRAAEALEALRWSLSTGVAPVMITSALAQGVRAIGKLSSARGGRPADLARELGMPPWKIDRVRQQMRGWTPDGVAVALRAVADADAGVKGGGDDPEYALEKAVVAIARAARSRRG, encoded by the coding sequence ATGGCCAAGAAGACCGCACAAGACGACCCTCTCGCCCCCGTCACGCTCGCCGTGGGCCAGGAGGATCTCCTGCTCGACCGTGCCGTGCAGGAGGTGGTGGCCGCCGCCAGGGCCGCCGACGCCGACACGGACGTCCGGGACCTCACCCCGGACCAGTTGCAGCCCGGCACGCTCGCCGAGCTGACGAGCCCGTCGCTCTTCTCCGAGCGCAAGGTCGTGGTCGTACGCAACGCGCAGGATCTGTCGGCCGACACCATCAAGGACGTGAAGGCGTATCTGGGCGCGCCGGCCGAGGAGATCACCCTCGTGCTGCTGCACGCGGGCGCGGCCAAGGGCAAGGGACTGCTCGACGCCGCGCGCAAGGTGGGGGCCCGTGAGGTGGCGTGCCCCAAGATGACGAAGCCGGCGGACCGGCTGGCGTTCGTGCGGAGTGAGTTCAGGGCGCTGGGGAGGTCCGCGACACCGGAGGCCTGCCAGGCGCTCGTCGACTCCATCGGGAGTGATCTGAGGGAGCTGGCGGCAGCGGTGTCCCAGCTGACCGCGGATGTCGAGGGGACGATCGACGAGGCCGTCGTCGGCAGGTACTACACCGGGCGGGCCGAGGCGTCGAGCTTCACCGTGGCCGATCGGGCCGTGGAGGGGCGGGCGGCGGAGGCGTTGGAGGCGCTGCGCTGGTCCCTGTCGACCGGGGTCGCGCCGGTCATGATCACCAGCGCGCTGGCGCAGGGCGTGCGGGCGATCGGGAAGCTGTCCTCCGCGCGCGGGGGGCGGCCGGCCGATCTCGCCCGCGAGCTGGGGATGCCGCCGTGGAAGATCGACCGGGTGCGGCAGCAGATGCGGGGATGGACGCCGGACGGGGTGGCCGTCGCGCTGCGGGCGGTCGCCGACGCGGATGCCGGGGTCAAGGGCGGTGGGGACGACCCCGAGTACGCGCTGGAGAAGGCGGTCGTGGCCATCGCCCGGGCGGCTCGGTCCCGACGGGGCTAG
- a CDS encoding YceI family protein: MIGRWWRNRTDRAQRTGPLAAVRMPPSAGVLSCRVLDAVNEPVPHAEFAVSDAMGRKVMGGGTDPYGSFVATVPAGEYRLAVSAEGYTPYRANAVVGENTLASLGDVTLQVAQPPVLPRPGDWDIEPMHSSIAFTARHIGLARIHGRFNTFAGAIRIAEDMEQSAMHVVIDAASIDTNVRMRDDHLRSGDFLDVARFPALEFYSERFVHRGGSRWAVTGALSLHGVTRTVTLDTEYLGLGNGMEDEVRAACRATTELHRDDFTVSWQTMLARGIAVVGPSIRIELDVQIVQKG, translated from the coding sequence ATGATCGGCCGCTGGTGGCGAAACCGAACGGACCGGGCGCAACGGACGGGTCCTCTCGCCGCGGTGCGGATGCCGCCCAGCGCCGGAGTGCTGAGCTGCCGGGTGCTCGATGCGGTCAACGAACCCGTGCCGCACGCGGAGTTCGCGGTCAGTGACGCCATGGGGCGCAAGGTGATGGGCGGAGGCACGGACCCGTACGGGTCGTTCGTGGCGACGGTGCCGGCCGGCGAGTACCGGCTCGCGGTGTCGGCGGAGGGGTACACGCCCTACCGCGCGAACGCCGTCGTCGGGGAGAACACGCTGGCCTCGCTCGGCGATGTGACGCTGCAGGTCGCCCAGCCGCCCGTCCTGCCGCGGCCGGGCGACTGGGACATCGAGCCGATGCACTCGTCGATCGCCTTCACCGCACGGCACATCGGGCTGGCCAGGATCCACGGGCGGTTCAACACGTTCGCCGGGGCGATAAGGATCGCCGAGGACATGGAGCAGTCGGCGATGCATGTGGTGATCGACGCGGCGTCAATCGACACCAACGTCAGGATGCGGGACGACCATCTGCGGTCGGGGGACTTCCTGGACGTGGCGCGCTTTCCGGCGCTGGAGTTCTACAGCGAACGCTTCGTGCACCGGGGCGGCAGCCGCTGGGCGGTGACCGGGGCGCTGTCGCTGCACGGCGTGACGCGCACGGTCACGCTCGACACGGAGTACCTCGGGCTCGGCAACGGGATGGAGGACGAGGTGCGGGCCGCCTGCCGGGCCACGACCGAGTTGCACCGCGACGACTTCACCGTCAGCTGGCAGACGATGCTCGCGCGGGGCATCGCGGTGGTCGGGCCGAGCATCAGGATCGAGCTGGACGTGCAGATCGTCCAGAAGGGCTGA